The nucleotide window AGAGGAGAGAATGAGTCATGCACACACACTCTCCTCAAGGTAATCCCAGCCTCATTTAGCACCATATCTGAGGACTTCAGGGAGCCAAGCAGATTGTACCTGTGCCTCATATCCTGCAGAGACCTCCTTGTCTTTTCCAAATGTGGTTCTGAATATTGCTTTTCCCTTCATCCCTATAAATACTATTTAATgattactcttctttttttttttttaacttaaggtGAAATCAGTGCATTGCAAAGCTGGAGACACAGTTGGAGAAGGAGATCTTCTTGTAGAACTGGAATAAAATATTATCCTTAATCATCACCCATTTtaattagctatttttattactattcttTCACACCAAATTTATTCCGGCATTTTACGGGAACACTCCTGTGCAGCAGATTTTACTTGGTCATATTTATTCCATATATAGTCAAAACTAACATTCTGCCAAAAAATCACCAATGGAAATTTGTATTGATATAAATACTTGTACATATGATTTGTACTTCTGCTGTGAGATTTCCTAGTgtcaaaattaaatcaataaaacgGAACATTTGTCTAAATATTAGTTTGCCCTTTTTTTGAATGAAGACAATGTACACAAAATGATAATCTGTGCCAGTAGACTTTAAATACCAGCCTCTTCCTGTGATCCCTTCTAAGAATGTGTGCAAATTTCAGCCAGTCTTTGATCATTTCAAACTACCATTAGTCCCTCTTAGGCCCCGAGGAGCCCAGTTCTTGACTTTTTCCATAATTTCAGGAGCCAACAGCCTGATTTGTAATCAGTCTTAACTTTCTGAAGACTCTACCCTAACTCAAGCTTTGCAGTTTCTCACCTAAAGAACATCTTAACTTCTTCCAAGATGCTCTGCCCTGTCTCTGGTAGTCCTGTGCTCCTTGGGAATGGCCTGCAAACATAATCACCCCTTCCTCCAGGCTAGGAAAAAGAACAGCAACTGCTCAACAGTTCTTATGCCAGGCCCTGTGATAATAGTTCTTTGTTGTGATCCTGCTGGCTCATCAGCTGACAGCAAACTTGTGTTTTTGTGAAGCACATTTTCAATTGAGaagaaaaagctaaaaataaaGATCATTACTCCAGGCATGCAGCTAGTGTTCGCCCTCTACCATTAAGTTGAAGAGTAAGTAAAACTTGCAACTAGAGAGGTTGCGAAGGATCACTGCCCGGCAGTTGTTGAAGCTTTCTTCTTAAATGCTTAGGATATACATCTAGTGCAAAGGCAAGGAAATGTGAATTCATTTGAATCTACAATGACTTGAAATATCAAATGGAGGTGGATAGTAATTGGTACTTCTGCcttgctaaaattattttaagtgtTGTTTGTATTTAAAAGCTTAAGTTTGCTGTCAGATCTGAAGAAAAAATTGCCAGTGTGTTGGGTTTTCGGTGCTAAGCCCCACCCCCAGGCACTGTTTCCCTCTAAGAGTCAGTGATGTCTTCTTGGTTCTGGGGAATCTGGGCTTTGGTCTAAACGCCTTAGTTTGTTACTAAATCCAGGGTACTTGGTTTTATCTACAAGCAAGTGGGTGGCTTGCTATTTTGCTAGatgaaggagggggaagggggaagctgATCTAAGATAGATTTGTAAACAACTCAGGACATAAACATCACTAATACCATGTTTAAGCTCCCTAAATGGCTTAATTTTGAATggccattttttttattataggtATTTTTCTATCTGCTTCTGCAAATGTAGTAAGAATGAACCTACAAATACACGGAATTACTTACTGGCACAATAGTGCCTTATTCCTCTTGAGGATTTGTTACAGCAGATCAGGCATCCCCAAAGCAGCTTTTCTAAAAACATCTACATACAATAGGCCAGAGTCAATTCAGCACTATTGATACAGTCTAGTGGGTCAAAATAATGTATTTCAAAGATTCATTCCCAAGTTATCTAAAAACAAGGTAACATAATTATAGCAGAGAATGAACTTTGAACATAGAAAATGTCATCATCTCTGCCATTAAGTGAATTTAAGTCTTACAACTTAACCTTTCTTCTGTAAAACCTTAAAGATAACACCATCGGAGCAGACAGGATCCGTACAATGCTATCAATGTGTCAAAATTATCTCCAAGTGAAGCTGTGTTAAAGCCTTATGCCCAGTGTAGATTTCTATAATGCTGACTTTACAAGTCAGTCTTGATCTGTCTTAAAAGTATTACtatgcttcttaaaaaaaaatgaagaagaaccTGATAATAACAGCAAATTAAGATGAGGTCATCTTATAATCAACATGTGTTTTATTCATCTTACTCATGAgtgttcctttccatttttcatctattttcccGTGGATTATAACGAAGACCGTGGTCCCCCAAGGAATCATAATTGTCATGGTAAGGGAGATTTATCCACTCTGGCGGGTAGTTAGTTGTGCTGTACACAAAGCATTCCATAATGCTGTTAACAGCTGGCCTCTCCTCAGGTGCACTGCTTTTACCTTCCCACTCTAATATTTCAATCCTCACTGGAGTGCGTTGGTACGTGTCTGGGCAGCCTTCAAATTCATCAAGGAATTGCAGCATCTGGTCATCAACAGAATAGATCTCTCCAGTAACGTGGTGTCCTTTTCCTGGGACATTCAGCAAAAAGGGAATGTTATTTTTGCTTCCAATCACCAAAGGATATGGATCTACTGTGCGACCCAGGCCTTCGAATTCTGCTCTCCCACAGGCAGAATTGTTTATGAAGCTGTGGTTGGGTTGGTCTTTTTTAAGAGTCCCATACAGAAAGATATGTTTCATGCTGATTCGAGCAGCTGAAAATCAGAAAACAAGTACGTCAGTATACCATATGAGGCTTAAAGGATGGGGGGAAGGGGTTAAAGTTTGACAGTAAAGACATCTTTAAAACCTTTCATATGCTGGAGGACACAGAGGAGGGGCAAGGTAAATTGATCGTTTTTTTAACTGTTTAAAGAGAACCAAAAGATagcaaagaggagaaaatattttgcTTGAATAAAAAAGGCTGAGCTCCCTAACCATGTCAGAGCTAAAGTAATAAATGGCTACAGAATGGAAGCAACGTAGTCTGTAGTCCTAGGGcacaggagggagagaagagactaTGACCTTCTAGAATATCAGTGGTTAGAAGATACACACTCTTCAAACCAGTTCTAGCTCTCTTCATTGTTAATTTTGGTAGGCTGAATTTCCTGCATAAATATTTCATGTAGGCAGAAACCTAGTCCAGCATTTAAGCATTTCACCAATATATTTCAAGCCCAAACAGGTCCTTCTATGCAAAAAAGTTTAGGGAATACTGGTCTAGACCAAAATCTTGTATGTTTATGATCATTTCATCACTATCTCTTGCCATTTATTTCTACAGCAACTGAGTAACAAGAATTAATCTAATAACTGCCTCTATAAATAGTAAAacaattaattctttctctttcttcatgatCCTTAGGCTTTGAGTCTTCACTTTTTTCCTAAAGAATTCAACAGACATTAATTAAGTGTTCTGTGTACAAGAGAGTATGATGgagattcaaaaacaaaaaagaaagtccctgccctcaagtttATATTTGATAGAAGTAAGACAATATGTTTCACAAAGTATTTACTAGTAATTTGGGGCCTGGCTTTGCTCTGAAAGAGACTAATGACTCCAAGGGGCGGAAGTTGGGAAAGGAAGAGTGGTGCAAAAGCATGGAGGTTAGAAATGGAATGTCCCTCTATAAGAGAATCGTTCATGatacaaatctattttctttttctagattccATCTGAACATGAGTTCTTAAATCCTAGCAACCCAGGGAACTATGCCTAACTTGGTCTCTCCTGTTAGGAAGCAGCAGATAGCTGTTTGGTTTCTGTTTTGTCCAGCCATTACTCCGAGCACCAGCACCTGCTCATTTAAACTGCTTCACAAAATATTACATTTTGAAACACAGTCGTTAGGAGGGACACTGAAAGGTCAGCATATGTGTGAGCTTTCCCAAGCCTGAGCGAATGGAGGGTGCACCACCACCTCCAACACGGGGCGATTTCCTGATAAGCACGTTGGGACCGACACATGTTTAGTAGTGCTTAAGCTGcgactttttatttatttattcatttatttatcaagAATACATGACGATGGATGTCTCCCGGGAAGCTGACATACTGCACAGAATGGCACTACTGTCCCTGGGCAGCCGCCCTTCTGGAAGTTACTTTAAACATGACTTCTTCAGGAACTCCTGGTCCTTTCTACATGACGAAGGACTAAGTGGTGGTGGCTGAGGTGTAGAGGGCCCTGAAGTAGGGGGTACCTTCTAGCGTGGTTGTGGTAGTCAGATTTCCTATCCCCAATATCCACTTAGGAATAAGAATGCATTTTTCCAGATAAAGGTCACAAATAGTGCTAGTATGTATGCATTTATGTGCTTACAGGTGTCTAGACTgcccttgaaatctatccatctTTATACCTTTGTTTCTATGGGAACCTGTTTTGAAATGGTTTATAATTTGAGAGCTTTATGTCCTGGAGGAagtcattcaaaaaaaaaaattgccaaagTTGAAAAAGTTTTCTATCTTAGAGAGCAGTGAAATTCTAAGTACATTAATGTGGCTGCGGAAACAAAGCTAACCAGCAATTCTGCTTGTGTTTCCGTTCTTAAAATGTGTAAATCCTCTTATATTTACACTGATAATAATTATGGTTTTTCATGTTTCCCTAAAGGAACTTTGGAATATACTATTGCTAttcatttgtattcatttatataacaGAACCAAACCCCCTAGATGAAGTAATTCTTGAGGCCAAAGTAGAGCTGAAAGCATAGTTTTCATGTTCTAGTAACATGGATTTTGTAGCTCCACCGACCCATAAAGCCCtgtgctttctttccttctcactaCCTTTGCCCCTTCATTCAACAATTCCTGATGCCATTCAAATAGGTGAGAACAAATGCAGGGACAGGCTGACTGCCAGGGAGAGCCTGGGGAGTCATGATCCTGTGATTTTATAGCATTAATAGTCATTGGTTTTCTTTCATTTAGCAACGTTTGTTGAGCACTACAAGAAAAATCTTGTACCTAGTTATATGTTCTGGGAGAAGCTGATCCGGGAGTAGGAATTCAACCGCTCAGACAGGATGAGAGAAGATAGAAACTTTAGAGTCTGTTCAGATCTCAAATATCTAAACCAATAGTTGAAACATGAATTCACTTGCTAGCATTCCGACCACATGGTTATCCGGCCTTCGATTTAGGATTCTGGAGATGGGCTCTAATTGGGAAGAACGTTTCCCCCTTATATCAAGTTTGTCATTTACGTCCCTCCTTTCTTTGCTGTGTGTGCTCTAGAGGGTGTGGGAGAACAAGTCTAACCTCTCTTCCACACGGCAACCCTGCAGGTACTTAAAAAGATCTCTTGTGCTTCTCTAGACTCAATATCCCTCCTTCTTTCAACCAATTCTCATAATATAGTTTTAAGCTCCCTCATCATCTTAATTATTCTTCTTTGGGAATAGTTGCAATTATCCATGAAACATGTCCCTGTTTCTGATGGTAGTACTGTAGCAGATCAATTTGTGTGCCTGTACGTAGGGTCATGTTGGTGAAGGCATGGCTCACAGGggagagggggctgctcccttccccctctctccatagcacctcaaggcatttttccgaatgctctgcccctctgcctagcagcccaatgtgaATACTTCTTCCCTCTACTCTCTGGG belongs to Monodelphis domestica isolate mMonDom1 chromosome 8, mMonDom1.pri, whole genome shotgun sequence and includes:
- the GGACT gene encoding gamma-glutamylaminecyclotransferase produces the protein MKHIFLYGTLKKDQPNHSFINNSACGRAEFEGLGRTVDPYPLVIGSKNNIPFLLNVPGKGHHVTGEIYSVDDQMLQFLDEFEGCPDTYQRTPVRIEILEWEGKSSAPEERPAVNSIMECFVYSTTNYPPEWINLPYHDNYDSLGDHGLRYNPRENR